In Lysobacter lycopersici, a genomic segment contains:
- a CDS encoding lipoprotein-releasing ABC transporter permease subunit, with protein sequence MFKPIPVAIGLRYLRAKRRNGFISFISLASILGIALGVAALITTLAVMSGFQREIRDRMLQMAAHATISADGASMQNWRQAVEEAYRDPRVAGAAPYIEAEALITGPQRQPAIVRGVIPAEESKVSVLAQKMTQGRLDQLTPGSFNIVLGSELALWLNVGVGDKVIVTTDFQASPVGAIPQMKRFTVSGIFEAGYQEYDKGLAVANFQDLQRVLRMGDAATGVRLRLHDMDQSFAVARDLALRLRGPYRVTDWQQDNANMFRALKLEKTMMAILLSLIIAMGAFNLVSSQVMLVTDKQADIAILRTLGLTPGGVMKVFMVQGSLIGVIGTIAGVVGGIALTLNLERILRAIEHVFGVQLMPEDVYYITGLPTQLEASDVTIIAIVALVMAFLATLYPAWSASRTAPAEALRYE encoded by the coding sequence ATGTTCAAACCCATTCCCGTCGCCATCGGCCTGCGCTACCTGCGCGCGAAGCGCCGCAACGGCTTCATTTCCTTCATATCGCTCGCGTCGATCCTTGGCATCGCGCTCGGCGTCGCCGCGCTGATCACCACGCTGGCGGTGATGAGCGGTTTCCAGCGCGAGATCCGCGACCGCATGCTGCAGATGGCCGCGCACGCGACCATCAGCGCCGACGGCGCGTCGATGCAGAACTGGCGGCAGGCGGTGGAAGAGGCCTATCGCGACCCGCGCGTCGCCGGCGCCGCGCCCTACATCGAGGCCGAGGCATTGATCACCGGGCCGCAACGCCAGCCGGCGATCGTGCGCGGCGTGATCCCGGCCGAGGAAAGCAAGGTCTCGGTACTGGCGCAGAAGATGACCCAGGGCCGGCTCGACCAGCTCACGCCCGGGAGCTTCAACATCGTGCTCGGCAGCGAACTCGCGCTGTGGCTCAACGTCGGCGTCGGCGACAAAGTAATCGTGACCACCGATTTCCAGGCTTCGCCCGTCGGGGCGATTCCGCAGATGAAGCGCTTCACCGTCAGCGGCATCTTCGAGGCCGGCTACCAGGAATACGACAAGGGCCTGGCGGTGGCGAACTTCCAGGACCTGCAGCGCGTGCTGCGCATGGGCGACGCCGCGACCGGCGTGCGCCTGCGCCTGCACGATATGGACCAGTCCTTCGCGGTCGCGCGCGATCTCGCGTTGCGCCTGCGCGGACCCTACCGCGTCACCGACTGGCAGCAGGACAACGCCAACATGTTCCGCGCGCTCAAGCTGGAGAAGACGATGATGGCGATCCTGCTGTCGCTGATCATCGCCATGGGCGCGTTCAACCTGGTGTCCTCGCAGGTGATGCTGGTCACCGACAAGCAGGCGGACATCGCGATCCTGCGCACGCTCGGGCTCACCCCGGGCGGGGTGATGAAGGTGTTCATGGTGCAGGGTTCGCTGATCGGCGTGATCGGCACGATCGCCGGCGTGGTCGGCGGCATCGCGCTCACGCTCAACCTCGAGCGCATCCTGCGCGCGATCGAGCACGTGTTCGGCGTGCAGCTGATGCCGGAGGACGTGTACTACATCACCGGATTGCCGACGCAACTGGAGGCCAGCGACGTGACCATCATCGCCATCGTCGCGTTGGTCATGGCCTTCCTCGCGACGCTGTATCCGGCTTGGAGCGCCTCGCGCACCGCACCGGCGGAGGCGCTGCGCTATGAGTAA
- the lolD gene encoding lipoprotein-releasing ABC transporter ATP-binding protein LolD, with protein MSKHQMMDQLEPADGAVIQCRGLSKTYREGKLVTPVFQGLDLSIQAGETVAILGASGAGKSTLLHLLGGLDIPTEGDIWVDGEFNGVRACWDIASMSNAARGQLRNKALGFVYQFHHLLPEFTALENVMLPVLLGGADVNEANSRAKGLLEAVGLGHRLAHKPGELSGGERQRAAVARALVNKPACVLGDEPTGNLDEKTAAGVFALMLELNRAQKTSLVLVTHDRSLARRLDRVMELHEGKLRELGAGQV; from the coding sequence ATGAGTAAGCATCAAATGATGGATCAACTTGAGCCTGCGGATGGAGCAGTTATCCAGTGTCGAGGCTTGTCCAAGACATACAGGGAAGGAAAGCTGGTTACGCCTGTTTTTCAAGGCTTGGATCTATCGATTCAGGCTGGAGAGACAGTCGCCATACTCGGTGCTTCCGGTGCTGGGAAAAGCACGCTGCTGCATTTGCTCGGTGGCTTGGATATTCCGACCGAAGGCGATATCTGGGTTGATGGCGAGTTCAATGGCGTCCGTGCGTGTTGGGACATCGCGAGCATGTCGAACGCCGCGCGCGGGCAGCTGCGCAACAAGGCGTTGGGTTTCGTCTACCAGTTCCACCACCTGCTGCCGGAATTCACCGCGCTGGAGAACGTGATGCTGCCGGTGCTGCTCGGCGGCGCGGACGTGAACGAAGCGAATTCGCGCGCGAAGGGATTGCTCGAGGCCGTGGGCCTCGGTCATCGCCTTGCGCACAAGCCGGGCGAGCTTTCCGGCGGCGAACGCCAGCGTGCGGCAGTGGCGCGTGCGCTGGTGAACAAGCCGGCCTGCGTGCTCGGCGACGAGCCGACCGGCAACCTCGACGAGAAGACCGCGGCCGGGGTGTTCGCGCTGATGCTGGAATTGAACCGCGCGCAGAAGACCAGCCTGGTGCTGGTGACCCACGACCGCAGCCTCGCGCGGCGGCTGGACCGGGTGATGGAACTGCACGAAGGCAAGTTGCGGGAGTTGGGAGCGGGGCAGGTTTGA